A genomic region of Saccopteryx bilineata isolate mSacBil1 chromosome 1, mSacBil1_pri_phased_curated, whole genome shotgun sequence contains the following coding sequences:
- the ZNF692 gene encoding zinc finger protein 692 isoform X10, producing the protein MRPPPESFLPPGEDKGRDENESEEEMLSDASPWTYSSSSDNCEPDAPRLPPSPVTHAVMEGETPPAPAAAPTSVALPPSSASLLGSGASLLVEGEVQPELSRNTQASQQTEPLASPGSQAQSALAVAWDEDSAQISPKRIRKAAKKELLPCDFPGCGRIFSNRQYLNHHKKYKHIHQKSFSCPEPACGKSFNFKKHLKEHVKLHSDTRDYICEFCARSFRTSSNLVIHRRIHTGEKPLQCEICGFTCRQKASLNWHRRKHAETVATLRFPCEVCGKRFEKPDSVVAHCSKSHPALLLAPSEQLSPVKPCSSISAPAFLGSSDGCRPSQVH; encoded by the exons ATGAGACCCCCACCAGAGTCCTTTCTGCCTCCAGGAGAAGATAAGGGGAGGGAtgaaaatgagagtgaagaagagATGCTCAGTGATGCTAGCCCATGGACCTACAGCTCCTCCTCAGACAA cTGTGAGCCAGATGCCCCCAGACTACCCCCTTCCCCTGTTACCCATGCAGTTATGGAGGGAGAGACGCCcccagctcctgcagctgcccCCACTTCTGTTGCTTTGCCACCCTCATCAGCATCCTTATTGGGTTCTGGAGCTTCTCTACTTGTGGAAGGCGAGGTGCAACCGGAGCTCAGTCGGAACACTCAAGCATCCCAGCAAACTGAGCCCCTAGCCAG CCCTGGGAGTCAGGCCCAGTCTGCTCTGGCTGTAGCCTGGGATGAGGACAGTGCACAGATCAGCCCCAAGAGAATTAG GAAAGCTGCTAAAAAGGAGCTGCTgccttgtgacttccctggctgTGGAAGGATCTTCTCCAACCGGCAGTATTTGAAT CACCATAAGAAGTACAAGCACATCCACCAGAAGTCCTTCTCCTGCCCAGAGCCAGCCTGTGGGAAGTCCTTCAACTTCAAAAAACACCTGAAGGAGCATGTAAAACTACACAGTG ACACCCGAGACTACATCTGTGAATTCTGCGCCCGGTCTTTCCGCACCAGCAGCAACCTGGTCATCCATCGGCGCatccacactggagagaaacccctGCA GTGTGAGATCTGTGGATTCACCTGCCGCCAGAAGGCCTCCCTGAACTGGCATCGGCGCAAGCATGCGGAGACAGTAGCTACCCTGCGCTTCCCCTGTGAGGTCTGTGGCAAGCGCTTTGAGAAGCCAGACAGTGTCGTGGCTCACTGCAGCAAAAGCCACCCGGCCCTGCTTCTTGCCCCATCAGAACAACTCAGCCCAGTGAAGCCCTGTTCTAGCATCTCTGCCCCTGCATTCCTGGGGTCCAGTGATGGGTGCAGGCCCTCTCAAGTTCATTAG
- the ZNF692 gene encoding zinc finger protein 692 isoform X8 produces MHAAGGGRSGGSWTRAAASVASDWAATWSSGACSRSGWVSPCTRSSPSFCWTASSVPSSSSSKSSHEFRPQSPPALIPPAQSFFPVPIGLESELEEKTQEARLPSGMRPPPESFLPPGEDKGRDENESEEEMLSDASPWTYSSSSDNCEPDAPRLPPSPVTHAVMEGETPPAPAAAPTSVALPPSSASLLGSGASLLVEGEVQPELSRNTQASQQTEPLASPGSQAQSALAVAWDEDSAQISPKRIRKAAKKELLPCDFPGCGRIFSNRQYLNHHKKYKHIHQKSFSCPEPACGKSFNFKKHLKEHVKLHSDTRDYICEFCARSFRTSSNLVIHRRIHTGEKPLQCEICGFTCRQKASLNWHRRKHAETVATLRFPCEVCGKRFEKPDSVVAHCSKSHPALLLAPSEQLSPVKPCSSISAPAFLGSSDGCRPSQVH; encoded by the exons ATGCATGCCGCAGGCGGAGGGAGAAGCGGCGGCAGCTGGACGCGCGCCGCAGCAAGTGTCGCATCCGACTGGGCGGCCACATGGAGCAGTGGTGCCTGCTCAAGGAGCGGTTGGGTTTCTCCCTGCACTCGCAGCTCGCCAAGTTTCTGCTGGACCG CATCTTCtgtcccatcctcctcctcctcaaagTCCTCTCACGAATTCAGACCTCAGAGTCCACCTGCCCTCATCCCTCCAGCCCAGAGTTTCTTCCCTGTGCCAATAGGTTTGGAATCTGAGCTTGAGGAGAAGACTCAAGAGGCGAGGTTGCCCAG TGGAATGAGACCCCCACCAGAGTCCTTTCTGCCTCCAGGAGAAGATAAGGGGAGGGAtgaaaatgagagtgaagaagagATGCTCAGTGATGCTAGCCCATGGACCTACAGCTCCTCCTCAGACAA cTGTGAGCCAGATGCCCCCAGACTACCCCCTTCCCCTGTTACCCATGCAGTTATGGAGGGAGAGACGCCcccagctcctgcagctgcccCCACTTCTGTTGCTTTGCCACCCTCATCAGCATCCTTATTGGGTTCTGGAGCTTCTCTACTTGTGGAAGGCGAGGTGCAACCGGAGCTCAGTCGGAACACTCAAGCATCCCAGCAAACTGAGCCCCTAGCCAG CCCTGGGAGTCAGGCCCAGTCTGCTCTGGCTGTAGCCTGGGATGAGGACAGTGCACAGATCAGCCCCAAGAGAATTAG GAAAGCTGCTAAAAAGGAGCTGCTgccttgtgacttccctggctgTGGAAGGATCTTCTCCAACCGGCAGTATTTGAAT CACCATAAGAAGTACAAGCACATCCACCAGAAGTCCTTCTCCTGCCCAGAGCCAGCCTGTGGGAAGTCCTTCAACTTCAAAAAACACCTGAAGGAGCATGTAAAACTACACAGTG ACACCCGAGACTACATCTGTGAATTCTGCGCCCGGTCTTTCCGCACCAGCAGCAACCTGGTCATCCATCGGCGCatccacactggagagaaacccctGCA GTGTGAGATCTGTGGATTCACCTGCCGCCAGAAGGCCTCCCTGAACTGGCATCGGCGCAAGCATGCGGAGACAGTAGCTACCCTGCGCTTCCCCTGTGAGGTCTGTGGCAAGCGCTTTGAGAAGCCAGACAGTGTCGTGGCTCACTGCAGCAAAAGCCACCCGGCCCTGCTTCTTGCCCCATCAGAACAACTCAGCCCAGTGAAGCCCTGTTCTAGCATCTCTGCCCCTGCATTCCTGGGGTCCAGTGATGGGTGCAGGCCCTCTCAAGTTCATTAG
- the ZNF692 gene encoding zinc finger protein 692 isoform X9, whose translation MHAAGGGRSGGSWTRAAASVASDWAATWSSGACSRSGWVSPCTRSSPSFCWTGLESELEEKTQEARLPSGMRPPPESFLPPGEDKGRDENESEEEMLSDASPWTYSSSSDNCEPDAPRLPPSPVTHAVMEGETPPAPAAAPTSVALPPSSASLLGSGASLLVEGEVQPELSRNTQASQQTEPLASPGSQAQSALAVAWDEDSAQISPKRIRKAAKKELLPCDFPGCGRIFSNRQYLNHHKKYKHIHQKSFSCPEPACGKSFNFKKHLKEHVKLHSDTRDYICEFCARSFRTSSNLVIHRRIHTGEKPLQCEICGFTCRQKASLNWHRRKHAETVATLRFPCEVCGKRFEKPDSVVAHCSKSHPALLLAPSEQLSPVKPCSSISAPAFLGSSDGCRPSQVH comes from the exons ATGCATGCCGCAGGCGGAGGGAGAAGCGGCGGCAGCTGGACGCGCGCCGCAGCAAGTGTCGCATCCGACTGGGCGGCCACATGGAGCAGTGGTGCCTGCTCAAGGAGCGGTTGGGTTTCTCCCTGCACTCGCAGCTCGCCAAGTTTCTGCTGGACCG GTTTGGAATCTGAGCTTGAGGAGAAGACTCAAGAGGCGAGGTTGCCCAG TGGAATGAGACCCCCACCAGAGTCCTTTCTGCCTCCAGGAGAAGATAAGGGGAGGGAtgaaaatgagagtgaagaagagATGCTCAGTGATGCTAGCCCATGGACCTACAGCTCCTCCTCAGACAA cTGTGAGCCAGATGCCCCCAGACTACCCCCTTCCCCTGTTACCCATGCAGTTATGGAGGGAGAGACGCCcccagctcctgcagctgcccCCACTTCTGTTGCTTTGCCACCCTCATCAGCATCCTTATTGGGTTCTGGAGCTTCTCTACTTGTGGAAGGCGAGGTGCAACCGGAGCTCAGTCGGAACACTCAAGCATCCCAGCAAACTGAGCCCCTAGCCAG CCCTGGGAGTCAGGCCCAGTCTGCTCTGGCTGTAGCCTGGGATGAGGACAGTGCACAGATCAGCCCCAAGAGAATTAG GAAAGCTGCTAAAAAGGAGCTGCTgccttgtgacttccctggctgTGGAAGGATCTTCTCCAACCGGCAGTATTTGAAT CACCATAAGAAGTACAAGCACATCCACCAGAAGTCCTTCTCCTGCCCAGAGCCAGCCTGTGGGAAGTCCTTCAACTTCAAAAAACACCTGAAGGAGCATGTAAAACTACACAGTG ACACCCGAGACTACATCTGTGAATTCTGCGCCCGGTCTTTCCGCACCAGCAGCAACCTGGTCATCCATCGGCGCatccacactggagagaaacccctGCA GTGTGAGATCTGTGGATTCACCTGCCGCCAGAAGGCCTCCCTGAACTGGCATCGGCGCAAGCATGCGGAGACAGTAGCTACCCTGCGCTTCCCCTGTGAGGTCTGTGGCAAGCGCTTTGAGAAGCCAGACAGTGTCGTGGCTCACTGCAGCAAAAGCCACCCGGCCCTGCTTCTTGCCCCATCAGAACAACTCAGCCCAGTGAAGCCCTGTTCTAGCATCTCTGCCCCTGCATTCCTGGGGTCCAGTGATGGGTGCAGGCCCTCTCAAGTTCATTAG
- the ZNF692 gene encoding zinc finger protein 692 isoform X7, with amino-acid sequence MPQAEGEAAAAGRAPQQVSHPTGRPHGAVVPAQGAVGFLPALAARQVSAGPVRFFRLCALCSQECSLVPGLRRPGARDGGLVWECSAGHTFSWGPSSGPTPPVESKPALFPSTFQSSWCPESRNGQEPAASSVPSSSSSKSSHEFRPQSPPALIPPAQSFFPVPIGLESELEEKTQEARLPSGMRPPPESFLPPGEDKGRDENESEEEMLSDASPWTYSSSSDNCEPDAPRLPPSPVTHAVMEGETPPAPAAAPTSVALPPSSASLLGSGASLLVEGEVQPELSRNTQASQQTEPLASPGSQAQSALAVAWDEDSAQISPKRIRKAAKKELLPCDFPGCGRIFSNRQYLNHHKKYKHIHQKSFSCPEPACGKSFNFKKHLKEHVKLHSDTRDYICEFCARSFRTSSNLVIHRRIHTGEKPLQCEICGFTCRQKASLNWHRRKHAETVATLRFPCEVCGKRFEKPDSVVAHCSKSHPALLLAPSEQLSPVKPCSSISAPAFLGSSDGCRPSQVH; translated from the exons ATGCCGCAGGCGGAGGGAGAAGCGGCGGCAGCTGGACGCGCGCCGCAGCAAGTGTCGCATCCGACTGGGCGGCCACATGGAGCAGTGGTGCCTGCTCAAGGAGCGGTTGGGTTTCTCCCTGCACTCGCAGCTCGCCAAGTTTCTGCTGGACCG GTACGCTTCTTCAGGCTGTGTGCTTTGTGCAG CCAAGAGTGCAGCTTGGTACCTGGTCTCCGGAGGCCTGGGGCTCGAGATGGTGGGCTTGTGTGGGAGTGTTCAGCTGGCCACACCTTCTCCTGGGGCCCCTCTTCAGGCCCCACACCTCCAGTGGAGTCCAAGCCAGCCCTCTTTCCAAGTACTTTCCAAAGCAGCTGGTGCCCAGAGTCCAGGAATGGACAGGAGCCTGCAG CATCTTCtgtcccatcctcctcctcctcaaagTCCTCTCACGAATTCAGACCTCAGAGTCCACCTGCCCTCATCCCTCCAGCCCAGAGTTTCTTCCCTGTGCCAATAGGTTTGGAATCTGAGCTTGAGGAGAAGACTCAAGAGGCGAGGTTGCCCAG TGGAATGAGACCCCCACCAGAGTCCTTTCTGCCTCCAGGAGAAGATAAGGGGAGGGAtgaaaatgagagtgaagaagagATGCTCAGTGATGCTAGCCCATGGACCTACAGCTCCTCCTCAGACAA cTGTGAGCCAGATGCCCCCAGACTACCCCCTTCCCCTGTTACCCATGCAGTTATGGAGGGAGAGACGCCcccagctcctgcagctgcccCCACTTCTGTTGCTTTGCCACCCTCATCAGCATCCTTATTGGGTTCTGGAGCTTCTCTACTTGTGGAAGGCGAGGTGCAACCGGAGCTCAGTCGGAACACTCAAGCATCCCAGCAAACTGAGCCCCTAGCCAG CCCTGGGAGTCAGGCCCAGTCTGCTCTGGCTGTAGCCTGGGATGAGGACAGTGCACAGATCAGCCCCAAGAGAATTAG GAAAGCTGCTAAAAAGGAGCTGCTgccttgtgacttccctggctgTGGAAGGATCTTCTCCAACCGGCAGTATTTGAAT CACCATAAGAAGTACAAGCACATCCACCAGAAGTCCTTCTCCTGCCCAGAGCCAGCCTGTGGGAAGTCCTTCAACTTCAAAAAACACCTGAAGGAGCATGTAAAACTACACAGTG ACACCCGAGACTACATCTGTGAATTCTGCGCCCGGTCTTTCCGCACCAGCAGCAACCTGGTCATCCATCGGCGCatccacactggagagaaacccctGCA GTGTGAGATCTGTGGATTCACCTGCCGCCAGAAGGCCTCCCTGAACTGGCATCGGCGCAAGCATGCGGAGACAGTAGCTACCCTGCGCTTCCCCTGTGAGGTCTGTGGCAAGCGCTTTGAGAAGCCAGACAGTGTCGTGGCTCACTGCAGCAAAAGCCACCCGGCCCTGCTTCTTGCCCCATCAGAACAACTCAGCCCAGTGAAGCCCTGTTCTAGCATCTCTGCCCCTGCATTCCTGGGGTCCAGTGATGGGTGCAGGCCCTCTCAAGTTCATTAG